From Nitrospirota bacterium:
ATTCTTATGTTTAATCTTTTGTCTTTCTTTAAAGTGTTTCTTGCATACCTCATAAGTTCAACTTTTCTTTTTGAAAGGTTTTTAACAGGTACCCATTCACCTTTTTCAAACCTGTTCAATATTTCTTGTTCTTCTTTTGTTAATTTAGCTTTCATTTTTCTCCTCCAAAATAAATGTTTGTTGCCTTTCTGCTTGGAATAATGGTTTTTAGGAATATTTCTTCCGAATCCTCAACATAAGGAACAAGGTATGCATAATTATTTATCCCGATTACCATTATACGCTGTTTCGGATAACTTTTCTGATTTGGATGTAGATAGTCATCCAAGATCTCGCCTCTCTCAATATAAAAAACAATATCCTCGAAACAAATGCCTCTCGATTCTTTAAGTTTCAGAATCTTTTCTGTGTCCCAATTGATAAGTTTCATTTATTTATAGATTAACACATTGTGTGCATTCTGGCAACAGCAATATGAGTTGTTAGAAAAGTTCGATAGGCTTTATTTCAATCCATCTCTTTTGTTTGAGCAAGTAAAGTTATAATCTTTTTTTCGGTTTCTATAGGGATATCCCCTCTTAAGATAAGAGGGGAGAAAGGGGCGTTATGATTTTTGGTTCTTCTCCCAATTAATTGGTAGAAAGGGTTCAAGGATTCGAGGATTCAAGGGTTCAAGTGTTTGTTTTCTAATGATTTTATTAAGCCCTTTAGCATCCTTTCCACCTCTGCTATATCTGATTGAATCTTCTTTAATCTCTCATTCTTAATATACCCTAAGTCTCCAGATAATAATACCTGAGTCTCTAATTCACAGTTTGAACCATAAGCTACATATAAAGAACGAAGATATTCAGGTGTTGTCTTCCTCCCATATCCTTCAGCTATATTGCTTGGCACAGATATAGCAGCCCTCCTTATCTGGGATATTAAGCTATATCTTTCTTCTTTAGGGAAACCCTTTGTTATTTTATAAATATCCAGACATACCTGATAGGATTTCTGCCAGACTTTTAAGTCCTTATAATTCTTAAGCATTTCACTGGAATCCTCGACCCCTTGAATCCTTATGACTTTATC
This genomic window contains:
- a CDS encoding antitoxin: MKAKLTKEEQEILNRFEKGEWVPVKNLSKRKVELMRYARNTLKKDKRLNIRISERDLTELQKKAISEGLPYQTYVSSIIHKFVSGKLVEVKN
- a CDS encoding BrnT family toxin yields the protein MKLINWDTEKILKLKESRGICFEDIVFYIERGEILDDYLHPNQKSYPKQRIMVIGINNYAYLVPYVEDSEEIFLKTIIPSRKATNIYFGGEK
- a CDS encoding four helix bundle protein, coding for MLKNYKDLKVWQKSYQVCLDIYKITKGFPKEERYSLISQIRRAAISVPSNIAEGYGRKTTPEYLRSLYVAYGSNCELETQVLLSGDLGYIKNERLKKIQSDIAEVERMLKGLIKSLENKHLNP